A single window of Archangium gephyra DNA harbors:
- a CDS encoding chemotaxis protein CheW, translating into MVTPLPREVLLFLLEGHRYALPMEDVRELVRAVRLTPLPRAPAVVEGLLNLRGELLPVLDMRRRFRLPARPLSSADHLVVARAGHRSVALRVDRAEGLLALEADQLDASPRELPGVGYVAGALKLPDGLVLLHDLRTFLSEAEALELEEALAKEGASQ; encoded by the coding sequence ATGGTGACGCCGCTGCCCCGCGAGGTCCTCCTCTTCCTGCTGGAAGGGCACCGCTACGCCCTGCCCATGGAGGACGTGCGCGAGCTGGTGCGCGCCGTGCGCCTCACCCCCCTGCCCCGCGCGCCCGCCGTGGTGGAGGGGCTGCTCAACCTGCGCGGCGAGCTGCTCCCCGTCCTGGACATGCGCCGCCGCTTCCGCCTGCCCGCCCGCCCGCTCTCCTCGGCGGATCACCTCGTGGTGGCCCGGGCCGGCCACCGCTCCGTCGCCCTCCGGGTGGACAGGGCCGAGGGCCTGCTCGCCCTGGAGGCGGACCAGCTCGATGCGTCGCCCCGCGAGCTGCCGGGCGTGGGCTACGTGGCCGGTGCCCTCAAGTTGCCAGACGGGCTCGTGCTCCTGCATGACCTGCGCACCTTCCTCTCCGAGGCGGAGGCGCTCGAGTTGGAGGAGGCGCTCGCGAAGGAGGGAGCCTCCCAGTGA
- a CDS encoding CheR family methyltransferase yields the protein MSGDSPQAWRHPGYLAVIDLVAARAGLLPPSCPAAAMEGIDRAMARAGQSDFPTYLAQLEADPALLDDLLVELTIGETYFFRNPEHFQFVRHQVLPDLRRLRGPTHRVRAWSAGCASGEEPYSLAVLLMEEGYGQRMEVRATDVSRAALSRAQVARYGDWSLRGPEAGRMRPFLHLEGKRYTLDAQVRERVHFGYLNLADDTWPSPAHGIWGMDVIFCRNVLIYFNRATIEAVARRLHASLADGGFLIAGPSDPSLGAYAPFETILTDWGIVYHRPAPGEAHRTTFHSFPSVPRPRRVHRRCRLPRRRPWPSRPPPPSPRRRRPLPPRS from the coding sequence GTGAGCGGTGACAGCCCCCAGGCCTGGCGGCACCCCGGCTACCTCGCCGTCATCGACCTCGTCGCCGCGCGCGCCGGCCTGCTGCCGCCGAGCTGCCCCGCCGCCGCCATGGAGGGCATCGATCGGGCCATGGCCCGCGCGGGCCAGTCCGACTTCCCCACCTACCTCGCCCAGCTCGAGGCGGACCCCGCCCTGCTGGACGACTTGCTGGTGGAGCTCACCATCGGGGAGACGTACTTCTTCCGCAACCCGGAGCACTTCCAGTTCGTGCGCCACCAGGTGCTGCCCGACCTCCGGCGCCTCCGGGGCCCCACCCATCGGGTGCGCGCGTGGAGCGCCGGCTGCGCCTCGGGCGAGGAGCCCTACTCGCTGGCGGTGCTCCTCATGGAGGAGGGCTACGGGCAGCGGATGGAGGTGCGGGCCACGGACGTGTCGCGCGCGGCGCTCTCCCGGGCCCAGGTGGCCCGCTACGGCGACTGGTCCCTGCGCGGCCCCGAGGCCGGCCGCATGCGGCCCTTCCTGCACCTGGAGGGCAAGCGCTACACGCTCGACGCCCAGGTGCGCGAGCGCGTCCACTTCGGCTACCTCAACCTCGCCGACGACACCTGGCCGTCCCCCGCCCACGGCATCTGGGGCATGGACGTCATCTTCTGCCGCAACGTCCTCATCTACTTCAACCGCGCCACCATCGAGGCGGTGGCCCGGCGGCTCCACGCCTCGCTCGCCGACGGCGGCTTCCTCATCGCCGGCCCCTCGGATCCCTCCCTCGGCGCCTACGCGCCCTTCGAGACGATCCTCACCGACTGGGGCATCGTCTACCACCGGCCCGCCCCGGGCGAGGCCCACCGGACCACCTTCCACTCCTTCCCCTCCGTCCCCCGCCCGCGCCGCGTCCACCGCCGGTGCCGGCTCCCGCGCCGCCGCCCGTGGCCTTCACGCCCCCCGCCCCCGTCCCCGCGCCGCCGCCGCCCCCTCCCCCCGAGGAGCTGA
- a CDS encoding chemotaxis protein CheW, giving the protein MTGGDDVKGGGLDWAAAYRRLNRLAATTEASSTADPAREAALLDERARALARPLERRTQAGPLLELVHFRSGEQDYALETRFVLEVLRSPEQLVPLPGAPELLRGLTLLHGEVLAVVELSPLFGRAAPTTHGPVLVVGPGRPELGLRADTVEEVRLLARDTLLAPPAALGAQERTLVSGISRDGIIVLEGEALLGDGRLFFDFSEERTA; this is encoded by the coding sequence ATGACGGGAGGCGATGACGTGAAGGGGGGCGGGCTGGACTGGGCCGCGGCCTACAGGCGGTTGAACCGGCTCGCCGCCACCACCGAGGCCTCCTCCACGGCCGACCCCGCGCGCGAGGCGGCGCTGCTCGACGAGCGCGCCCGGGCGCTGGCCCGGCCCCTGGAGCGGCGCACCCAGGCGGGCCCCCTGCTGGAGCTGGTGCACTTCCGCTCCGGCGAGCAGGACTACGCCCTGGAGACGCGCTTCGTCCTGGAGGTGCTGCGCTCCCCGGAGCAGCTCGTCCCCCTGCCCGGCGCGCCGGAGCTGCTGCGCGGCCTCACCCTGCTGCACGGCGAGGTGCTCGCGGTGGTGGAGCTCTCGCCCCTCTTCGGCCGGGCCGCCCCCACCACCCATGGGCCCGTGCTGGTGGTGGGCCCGGGCCGCCCGGAGCTGGGCCTGCGCGCCGACACCGTGGAGGAGGTGCGCCTGCTCGCCCGTGACACGCTCCTGGCGCCCCCGGCCGCGCTCGGCGCGCAGGAGCGGACACTCGTGTCCGGCATCAGCCGTGACGGCATCATCGTTCTGGAGGGAGAGGCGCTGCTGGGGGATGGTCGCCTCTTCTTCGATTTCTCCGAGGAGAGGACCGCATGA